The nucleotide window GGACTTATCCGTCATCAAAAAGATGAACTTAAAGAAAAATAACATCTATCGTTTACAGGTGCTGAATAAGACAACGGAAATTCTCAATGATCTGGGCTTGTTTACAGACCATGGCTTGCAGAATCACCCGACCCGCAAATTGGTTCAGAAGGAATGCTGTGCCAGAGCTTACTTGGCCGGTGCATTCATGGCGATGGGATCGGTCAATTCACCGCAAAAGACGAATTATCATCTGGAAATTGTCACCAATGATGAATCGCACGCCTTGTTCATTCAGAAGCTGATGCACAAATTTGATATGCCGGCCAAAGTGATTTCCCGCCGGACAGCGTATGTTGTGTATTTGAAAGCAGCCGATAAAATCGCGGATTTTCTGCGCTGTGTCGGGGCTTATGAAGCGTTGATGAAGTTTGAGGATATCCGCATCCATCGGGATTTCCGCAATAACCTGACGCGGCTGGATAATTGTGAAGTAGCCAATGAGATGAAAAGTCAGGCGGCAGCGAAGAAGCAGCTGGAGGATATCGCGCGGATTGAAAAAGCCGGACGGCTGCGGTTTCTCGATGAAAAGCTGAAAGCCGTGGCCCAGCTGAGGGTGCAGTATCCGGAAGCCAGTCTGAACGAATTGAGCGCGGAATATGAAAAACAGACGGGCGTTGCCATGTCCAAGTCCGGTATGAAGCATCGTTTCGGCAAGCTTCATGAAATTGCGGAGCAGCTTCCGGAATAAGTCGTTCTTTCATCTCAAGACCCAAAGAATTCAGCATAAAAAAGCAAACTTTATCCATACTGCTAGAGAGGTGATGGAGTTGGCTTTTTTTCTTTTGTTGATCCAGCTGACCGGTTTGTCCTGGAATTTAACCTATACGGCGGAAGAATGGAACTGTGATCAGGGACAGATCACGGTAGTGCTTCACGAACAATCGCTGCCGGTTACATTGTTTGATATTGAACTGACGGATACGGGGAAAATTCGAGCCTGTGAAATCCTCAATCAGGCCGCATCCGTAACCTTTGAAATTGATGATCACGTCGCCCAGACTACACCGCTTCCTGTTTGGTTGTTTGCGGATGGCGAGCTGGTTCAGCGTTTACTGGTTGAAGAAGGGGCAGCTACCATTTCCATTTCCAATCCTGACTACACCTATGCTGCTCAGCTGCAGGCCGCTTCCTCAAAGCCGGTCATTGCCCGCAGTGCAGTCAGTTCGGTTGTGGAGTATAACCGCCGGCGCGGTGAGGTAGGGCTGGCCTTTTTGTGCTTTGCGACCTCTGGCTTTTTGATCGTGTGGACATTCTCAGCCAGCATGCGGCGCCGTCGAAAGGAAAGAAATTCTTAAATTTGATGTTAGAGTTGCAAAACTTTTCTCTTTTGCGTTCTTTTAGGATATAATGAAACCGGTGATAAACATGAGATTTTTAACGATGATTCTTACAGTTCTGCTGATCATCGCCTTTATCAGCATGGCCTGGCCGTTTATTTTGGCAATGCTGGTGATGTTGGTGGCCCTCGGCGTTTTCGGTTTGTTTCGGGTACGGAAGATGACGAAAACGATGAGCGATCAATGGGCATCGATGGATCAGAATCAGGATTCGATTTGGATTGATGAACAAACTCAGGACAGCCCGTTTGAACAGCGGGTATCGCAGCCTGAGGTTTTTGAAGCGGAATATACTGAAAGAAGGACGGATGAGGATGGACGCCAGTCAGATACAAAGGGACTTTGATCCCGTTACCGTAGATGATTACCCACTGATCCAGCGTTATTTAGCGCTGGCCCAGTATGAAGAAAGCAATCACAACTTAGTCAACATGATCCTATGGATCGACTCTTACCCGCTGTTTAAGTGTCAGCATGAAAACTGGCTGCTGCTTTTGGGCGTGCATGAGGGAACGCTGTTCATTTATATGCCGCTGTGCCGGCCGGAATATTTCAAGGAAGCGATTCTGGCGGCAAAGGCGATCTTTGAGCGTTACCATCTGCCGTTTGTACTCAGCTGTTTCACCAAGGAGGCGGCGCAGTGGTTTGCGGATACTTTTCCCAACACTTGTCTGGAGGAAAACCGTGACAGTGCGGATTACGTCTACCTGTGTGAAAAGCTGAAAACCTTCGCGGGCAAGAAGCTGCAGAAAAAACGCAATCATTTGAATGCGTTTTATAAGGAGTACGAAGGCCGCTGGCAATACGAATCATTCAATAAAGACAATGTTGCAGAATGTGTGGAATTTTTGAAACAATGGCATGCTGACGACCCGGATGCGTTTCTGCAGGCAGAGCGACAGGGGGTATTCAGAATTTTATCCTTGTTCGGTCAGATTCCTTACCACGGAGGACTGATCCGCATCGATGGCCAGGTGAAAGCATTTGCAATCGGCTCCTGGCTGAGTGATCGGATGTGTCAGGAAAACATAGAAAAGGCCGATGATGAAATTCGCGGATTATATCAGGCAGTCATGAAAGAATGGCTGATCCATGAATTTGATCAGGCAGAATATGTCAATCGGGAAGATGATATGGGGCATGAGAATATCCGCCAGGCCAAGCTTGCCTATCATCCTGAGTTCTTAATTGAAAAATATCGACTTTGCGGAAAGGAGAATCAGCTATGATCAGTAAAGCGCTGCCGCAGGAAAAAAAGACGATTTACGGAATCTGGAAACAGGTGTTTGCCGGCGATGACGGCGGCTATACAGATTATTTTTTCCGCACGCTTTACAAGCCGGAAAATACGCTGGTTCTCAAAGAATCCGGAAATATTGTATCAACGCTGATGCGGATTCCGCATGCGATCATGCTGAATGGCCGGATCGTGCAGACTTCTATGATTCTGGGGGTAGCAACACTGCCGTCCTACCGTAAGCGCGGCTGTATGCATGAGCTGATGAATGATGTACTGGATGAGGTCGAACATCGTGAACTGGTGACGCTGATCCAGGCTTATAATCCATCCATGTATATTCAGTTTGGTTTTGAGATGGTGTATTACCGCAGACGTTATACGGTTCAGCGTTCTCAAATTCCAACTTGCAGCAATGAGGGACTGACCTATAAAATTAAATCAGAAGATCTGCTTGAGGTGTATACGACGTATGTCCGTCGGTTTGATGGATTCTATCTGCGCACGAAAGAGGATTTTGATCATCTGCAGGAGGAGTGCAATGCTGAGGGCGGTAAGCTGATTGCCTATTACGATCAGAACAAGCAGATTCAGGGCTATGCCTCTTTATATCAGACAGCTCAGGGGATTGAAGTGCGGGAATGCATTTATCTCAACAGTGTGGCGTTGTTTAAATTACTGAATCTGGCGCTTCAGCTGAAGAATGAAATCCTTGTGCATACGACAGCCGATGAACATTTAGAGAAGATTATCAAAGATGTAACCTGGCAGGATTATGGTTTTACCATGGCGCGGGTGAATGATTACGATTTGTTCAACCGGCTTTACGGTACCACAGTGGCTTCACCGAAAGAGGCTTTTGCGCTCAGTGGAAAACCGTTGTTTATGCACGAATATGCCTGAGTCCAAAATACTATGAATATCAAAGAACTGATAAAAAGGTGGATGCAGCCATCAGTGATCAATGTATAAGCGTAGATATGCCGTTCCGGTCGATGCTTTGCTTCAGATTGGAGTTCTGAGTAAGGAGAAATACAAGGAGTGGCAGTTTGGCCGTGTGGATTATTTAGAACGTGTGTGCAATACGAATTTAAGTAAGCTTAGTTTAATCTTGCATGAAATTCGCGTTTATGCTCGCAAAAATCAGCTGAAGCCTTCAGTGAGTGATTATAAGCAATGGGGAAATAAGAATAAGAAAATATCACTTCGTTTCAGCAAGTATGGAAATCCAGAAATTGAAAAACAATATTCTACGCTTTATGTTGATGTGAAACGAATTGGACAACTGAAAGAAATGAAGCAGAAGGAAGCAGATGTTTCGGATATTCAAGTCAAGGATGAATGATAAGAAAACCTTGAATATCAAAAATTAATGTTCTAAAAAAGATATATCATTTAGGAATTAAGAAAAAGAGATATGGGATTTCAAAGATACAGGGACAGATAAGCCGGTATATTCCTATAAAGCTTTTCCTTAATTTTTTCTTGGATAATATTTTTGCAGTTCGCGATGTTCTGTGGCTAATTATTAAGCTGTGCTCAGGATCAATGACTCTTTGTTATATTTTACTGTCGGATGAATGCCGCATTTTATAAATTTAATTCCTGCCATAGTTTGGCAATGGGTTCGCTTTTCTTATTATTCTTCACATACTCTTCGTAGGCTTTTTCTGTAACTGCGATATCGAATTCATCTTCAATTTTTTCAAATAAGGCTTTTTTGAATGCTTCATCCAAAGTCATTTCATGCAATGTTGCATAACGATCAGCTAATCTTCGTTCTTCATCATTCATATGAATTGAGAATTCCATCATTATCACCTCTTTTCGACTCTGTTATAATTTATATTTAGTATAGTTGTCAAGTTAAGCAATTTTTTCTTTAAAACTTAGGTAAAAAATAAAGGAGTTGTTGATAGAGAATGTCCAGGGTTATTTGATTGTTACTCACAATCCGCAATTAATTGAATACTTTGATCATGTTATTTTCTTAGACAAAGGTCAGAAAGTCTTTGAAGGCAGTGTTGAGGACTTTGTAGAAAGTGTCTATTATGAGCGCTGGCAGGTTCATAATTGATGATCCTTGTAAAAGTAATGAAAAAACAAATATATAGAGGAATTGTTCATGAAAGATTATAATTAATTTAAATAGCCTAATATAATAGAACAAAACAGGCTGCGGAGGTTAAGTCATGAACAAAATGAATGACAGTTCAGGGGATCAAGGCTTTCAAGTCAATAATGGGATGTTTTACTTAATAAGGTTGATGAAAAAAGTGACTTTATCTGGGGTTATCATCATGATTTTTCTTTTGGGCGGCTGCAAGACTATTACAAAAGATGAACCCATCCCCAGGGATATGACGGTGGATCAAATCGATTCAGATTATCAAATATCATCATTTCAGTTAGATGATAGTAAGACATTGGAATACAGGGATGTTTATCACAACAATTTAAGCATTGTTGAATTAGAAAATCGGGAAACCTATTATGTTTCAACTGATTTATATTTAATGGATTTAAAGAGCAAAGAAATAACAGAAGTCACAGCTATCAATAGAGGTAATGATGAGGGCAGAATTTGGAATTTTATAGAATTATCAGATAAGTCATATTTATATACGAACGTTACTTACACAGGTTTGTCTGATTTCACCTTCATGGATTTTGAAGTAATCCATTTAAAAGAGGGTAACAAAAAGGCCATCACTAAAGGCCGCATCGATAATATTTATGAATTACCAGTATTTACAGTCGATAAGGATGCAATTTACATTTCCGTTTCCTCTTATGATGATGTGCAGGATAAAACCGAGGGGAATTATAGAATTGAATTATGGAAATTCGATACCAATACCTGTGAAAAAATTGTTTCCAGTACAGGCAGATATTATATTGGTGAGCACGATCATTATAGCTTAGATGATGAATGTGAATTTTACTCTGATCAAACAATATATATTAATAACAATGGTAGTTATTTTGTTACGGGAAATGGTGATCAAAAAATAATGAATAAAGTTGAAGAGGGTTTTATCTCTAAAGTGTCCTGGTCTTTACCCAAAAACCTAGTTCATGCGATTCCATTGGGGCATAAATACTTAGTGACTGAAAGGCTTAAAAATACAACTGAACCAGATGCGTTAATATCGTATGTACTGGATGATCACGGAACGAAATATGATTTGAAGACAACTCTAAGATTGGAAGATTATTGTGTTTTAGAGGAAGGCATTGTGGGTTTTTATAAGGGAAACACGGTTATTTTAAAAGATTTAGAAGATAGGATTGGAATGACGGTTGTTCCTGAACTTAAAGGGGGTATTTATTTTCGCAAGGTGGATGGAAATTCTGTATTAGTTTTTAAAAATGGAACCTGTTATAATCTGACTGTAAAATAGAATTGACGATGAGAATAGAAAAATACAGGGATAAGGGAAGGATTGCATACCATTTGAAAAAAGAAATTCTGTATACCAGTAAAAACTTTTGCTCAATCTCAGGAATTACAATGGAAACGCTGCGCCATTATATTGATCTGGGACTTTTGGTTCCAGCCAGGGTTCGTTCCAATGGTTATCGTGAGTTCTCCATGGATAATGCCGTTGATGTGTTTTATTTGCGTCATGAGCGGGGATTGGGTGCAAGTCTGAATCAATTTCATCCGGAAAATGAGGCAGAAAGCTTGGTGGATCAGAGCGTTCGCTATCAGGAAAATCTGATCCAGCTGCAAAAACAAAAAGAACTGCTTGAACGCCAGATTGACAGAAATATCTATTATCAAAATCTGATTCAGCGGGCAATGCATCAAATTGAACAGCCGATGTATTTAAACACCAATCAGCTGTTTAGTTTAAGTTTTTTGGAATTTTCAGAAGCGAATTTGAAAAAAGAAACCGTCCTGAAGACGATTGATCAATGGATGCAGCATCCGGAGCTCCTGCACATGGCCTTTCGAATTGACCCGGAACAGATGCAGTCCACTTCTCCCATCTTGAATCCCCGCATCGGACTGGGCGTGCGAACGGATTTTGCAGAACAGATGAGCCTTCCTTTAGGTGAGGCGCAAACCAGCTGCGGCAGTGGGAAAATGGTAACCACGGTTTCACGCAGCGAAAGTTTGACCCAGATTCCCAGATCGGCACTGACGTCTTTAGAGCGCTGCGTTAAACATCCTATTCAAAAAGAGTTAGTCGGGCGATTGATTACCCGTGTTCAGGAAGAAGGAAAGCTTTGGTATTATTTCAGCATCAGTGCAGATTTAGGATAGATCTTGACCCCGTGGCAGCCACGGGGTTTATAGTATAATCAGATCGATTGTGAAAACATCGACAAGGGAGGAAAAAAATGAGAAAACTGGGACTTACTTTGATTGCTTTTTTCATGCTTCTCTCCTGTGCTGCCTGCGGGCAACAACAAGGAGAAACGAAGAAAACAAACCTTCAATTTAAGGCTGGAAGCTATACCGCTTCCGCACAGGGCTACAATGGAGAGGTAACGATCGAGGCAACCTTTTCAGAGAATGCGATTACCGACATTCAGATTCAGGAACAGAAGGAAACAGCGCATGTTGGGGACTCCGCTTATCCTATCTTAATTGAAGATATCATAGCGGCGAATGGTACCGGAGTCGATGGAGTCAGCGGCGCAACCTTTACGAGCATCGCTTTGAAGAATGCGGTTAATGCTGCGGCGGAAGCGGCAGAAGCTTCTGATTTAGACACGTTCAAAAAGAATACGGTTACCCACCAAGCTAAGGATGAAATCACAGGAACTTGGGATGTTGTCATTGTTGGTGCCGGCGGCGCTGGAATGATGGCGGCAGCTCAGGCAGCACAGAATGGCGACACAGTGCTGATTATTGAGAAGAATGCAGAAATGGGCGGCAACACCCTTGTCTCAGGCGGAGCATACCAATCCACTTTTGACGCGGTTGTCTGGGATCCGGAAAATCCGGATGCGACTAGCGGTGAGTACAATGGAGAAACCTATGAGAAGGTAACCAATGACGCAGGCCGTATTGATACATTGAAGACCATTTTAGACTGGTCTGAGGAACCTTTTGATGGAAGCGTGGATGAAGCCCATCCATTTGTCGCGGGCGATATTGCTTTGAATGCCCAGCGCGGAGTGCATGAAGAATATCTGCCGACTTTACTGGCTTTGAAGGATGAAATCCGCGCTTATTTAGCATGGGCACAGCCGCAGCTGGACAGCGGCACGTCTGAGACCAAACTGACGTTGTTCTCGACCATCAATCTTCACGTTTTCCAGACTTACTATGGCGGACTGCGGCCAAATCGTGAGAATACAGAATGGATCTATGGCGATGTTGATTTAGTCCGACAGTTTGTCGAAGGCGGTCAGGAAATTAAAGACTGGCTGGAAGCACAGGGCGCTTCGATTGATCAAAGCCGGGCCTATACTCTAATCGGCTGCTTATGGCAGCGTGAAAATGCGGTAAATGGCGGTACCGTTGACGGTCAGTTCTATGAAGGCAAATGGGGCGGCTATTTCGCCGTGCCGGCCAATACCGTATTAAAAGCCAATGAAGCGAATCAGATTATGACAAGAACGACCGCCAATGAACTGATCACAGATGACACAGGCCGGGTTATTGGCGTCAAGGCAACACAGTTTGACGGAACGCCGGTCACGGTGAATGCCAATAAAGGCGTCATCATTGCGACAGGTGGTTATGGCGCGAATATTGGAATGGTTCAGAGCACCAATGATTATTGGGAAGACGGTTTCATTGCCAACAATATCGGTACAACTAATCGTTCCAGTTTGAAGGGTGACGGCATTACAATGGCTCAGGCTGTCGGTGCGGCAACGGTCGGTGAAGGCTGGACTCAGATGATGCCGTTAGGCTGGGTTGACAACGGCAATCTTGCCGGTGGTGCTGGAGAAAATGTAATCTATGTCAATCCGGAAACAGGCAAGCGCTATGTTGACGAATCAGCGGAACGCGACGTTCTGTCCGAAGGCGGATTTGAAAACGGTATGAGCGAAGCCAAAGCGAAGGAATTAGGCTTGAAGTATGTTCCGGGAATCTACGTTGAAATTTCCAACGTGGGAACAACGGCCGGATCAGGCGGATTCAATAATTTGCCGGATGATGTTGAAGGCCGGATGATTTTCAGAAGCGTAGAAGAAACAGCGGAATTGATCGGCTGTGATGCTGAAACCCTGCGGCAGACGATTATGGATTACGATAATTATGTGATGGGTGTCGCGAAAGAATTGGAAGTGGAGAAACTTTCTTACCGCGGAACAGTAGGTCAGGTAGAAGTGGACGATAATGGAAATTATCTGCCGGAAACCTATTCGTTGGATAAGATTCGCGTGCGCTTCTTAGCGCCTTCCACGCATCACACCATGGGCGGATTAGTCACGGATATGGATCGTCGTGTCTTAAATGAAAACGACGAAGCGATCAGCGGCTTATATGCGGCTGGTGAAGTTGCCGGAGGTATCCATGCTGGAAATCGTCTGGGCGGCAATGCGATTACTGAAATTATTGTTTCCGGCCGGATCGCAGGAAACAGCGCTTCAAATCAGAAATAAAATTGAATTAACCATGGAGAATCCTGAAAGTGGAAGTTCCATGGTTTTCTTTTGGAAAAGGATGGGTTCTCTGCCTGAATTTCTTTCCTCTATGAATGGGAACTGGTTAAGAACAGGCGTTTCTCATAAAATCTTCCGATTCAATCAAAAACAGAAGTCAGAAGTCTCCAACCAGAAGGAGCTGTTTCTCTAAACAGGAAGCTGGCGATCCGGTTTTTAAGTTAAGATATCATGTGTGTACGAATGAAATAAAGCGTGGATCAGTGTTATGAATTGATGCGCTTTCGCTGATATGAAGCAGGAATACCCGCTTTCTTTCGCAGCTTGGCGATTAGTTGTCGGGAACATTGAATCTGTTTTTCCTGCAGCCGCATTGTGATCTGCAAGTCACTGAGCGGAAAATCCGGCGACTCCTGCGCAATGACCGTGCGGATTTGTGAGATAAGTTCTTCCTGACTGAGATTGTCTGCACTCAAAGAAGCAAACAACATCTCAATGGGAAGCAGTTTCCCTTCAAACAGGAAATACTTGTCTTGAACAGCCCGCGTAATTGTGGAAGGATGCAGTCCCAGCTTCTCCGCTATTTCTTTTTTCTGACATGCCCGCAGGGGCTGGTGAAGAATTAACGCCTTTTCCTGGATCAGAAGCAGTTCATTCATGATCAAACTCAACGTCAGATTGCGTTGGGACAAGGCATCGAGAAAGAAGCGAGCTTCCTGCAGTGCCTGCCGTAAGGCAGGCGGAGGCTGCTGATCCAGGCTTAGGTTTGGTTCTTCGATACTTTCCAAGATGCAGTGATGATCCTCGATCCGCACTTCAAATTCCGGCAAAATCCATTGCCCATCCGCTGCTTCATAACTTGCACACGGAGCGGGGGAACATTCCTGAAGCTGATGAAAATAATTTAAAATTTCAGTAGGGCTGCATGCCATTTTGATAGCTGCTTTTTGCCAGTCATGAGTCAGAATTTCTGCTTCACAGACAGTAAGAAATTGAATCGCTTTTCGATAACCTAAACGCTGCAGCTGCAAAATCAGGCACTCCTGCGGATTTCTTGCCCCAACTCCGGCTGGTTCCAGCTGCTGCAGCCAGCTTAAATGCCGTTCCAGGACAGGCAGTGCGACATGAAAAGTCTGAGCTAAATCCTGCAGAGAGTCTTCAAGGAAACCTTGATCATTCAGCGATTCGATCAAAATCTGACAGACATGTTCCTGAACCGGCTGTTTCAGACTCAACAGCTGTTCGTAGAGATCCGCCTTTAAAGAGGTTGGCGATGAGGCAAAGTTCAGCCAGTCGCACTGAACTGTTCGCAGGTAAGGATTGCTTTTCTGTCTTAGCCGCAGCTGACGCATCAATTCGGCACGATTCCATGTCAGAACCTGCAGTGATTTTTCCATCGCCGGCGTGTAGTGAAGCTCCAGTTTTGGCTGCGGACGAAGTGTGACCGAGGTTTTCATAGCGTTCTCCTTTCTGCTGAATGTCAGGCTGTTAAAAGTAGAATTTATGGAAAATAATGGTTCTATAAAAGATTACCTTTCCTTGAATAACAATTGATTCGTGCTTCTGAAATGATTATACTAAATTTAAAGTAAAACTTACATAACGCTTTAAAGGAGATGCGATGAGAGAAAATCAGCTCACAGTCCAGAATCAGATTTTATCCTTGTTAAAGTCCGAGGAATTAAATGAAAAGCAGGCGGATCATTTCACTGCCGCCTGGTTGGCCCAGAAACTGAATTACAGCCGCAACTTTATCAGTCAGCTGCTGAACGATTTAACCGACCAGCGGCTTTGTGTCAAAATCAATACCCGTCCGGTATATTATTTCAGCCGCGAGCGTCTGCTTCAACAGGGCTACGCGATCCCTGAAACACTCAGCTCCTTGTCAGGCTGGCCACAGCTGAACGAGTATAAGCTGCGGAAAGAGAACGATGTGTTTGATCGGCTTGTCGGGCGGAACGGGAGCCTTTCCTATGCCATCGAACAAGCGAAAGCCGCGATTACCTATCCGCCGCAGGGCTTGCCTATGCTTTTGACCGGAGCGACGGGAACTGGAAAAAGCTATCTGGCCCGCTTAATGTATCAATACGCCTGCCAACAGGGAACGTTGCGCGAAGACAGTCCCTTCGTTACGATCAACTGCGCTGAGTATGCGGATAATCCGGAATTGTTTCTGACGCATTTGTTCGGGTATAAAAAAGGGGCGTACACCGGTGCGGACAGCGACCGGCAGGGATTTTTGGCTGCGGCGGACGGCGGCATTTTGTTTCTCGATGAAGTTCATGCGCTGAAACCGGAATGCCAGGAAAAGATATTTTTGTTTTTGGATCAGGGAATTTATCACATGATCGGGGACAATGAAACCTGGTATTCCAGTCATGTCCGTGTGCTGATGGCGACTACAGAAAATCCGCAGGAAATTCTGCTGAAAACACTGCTGCGGCGAATTCCCATTCATGTGCAGCTGCCGGATTTGGATCATCGGCCTTTATCAGAAAAACGAAAGCTGATCGTCTCGTTGCTTCAGAAGGAACAGGAAAAACTGGACTGCATGGTATTGATCAGCGACTTGGCTTATCATACGCTGGAATCCGTGCATTACTCAGGCAATGTCGGTCAGCTGGAAAATGCCGTCAAGGTCAGCGTTGCGAATGCCTTTCTGCGGCGCGAAGCACAATCGCTGGAAATTCATATTCACGATTTGCCGGCCAGCCTGACCTCGGCGATGACCTATGACCTGCTTCAATGCTCCGATCAGACACTGCATCCGCTGCATGCCGTTGTGCCGCAGATTTCCAATGTAAGCGGCTATGAGGTATTCAACCATGCCCTGCTGCACAGCTTCCACAGCTATAAACAGCGCCAGATGAGTTTCGACAGTTTTCTGGCCGTTGCTTATACCAAACTGGAAACCTATGCGGATACCTTGATCCAGGATCGCTGGATTACACCGCAGCAGGAAATTTTCAACAATTTATCCAGTCTGATCTTAACGCTCAGTGTTTCCCACACTCCCCGCCGGCAGCTGTCCAACAATTCAATCAAGATTCTGGCCCGTTATTTAGCTGATGCTGCCCGTCAGCGTCAGCAGGAATTTTCTTTGAATGCAGAAGAGAAGGAAAGTGCGGAGGCCTTTCTGCAGCTGATCCTGCAGCGATATCCGCTGGAAGCCCGTCAGATCCGCAAAATTCTGGATCTGGCAGTCAACACTCTGTCCTTCACTTCCACGCTGCTGCCCACCCTGGATCTGTTTATCTTCATGCAGTATTTCAGCCGAGATCTGCAGCGGGCCTCAATTCCCGTTGTTATTTTGGCGCATGGCTATGCGGTTGCCAGCGGTATGGCTGAGGTTGGCAATCAGCTTCTGCGCACGCAGATGTTCGATGCGATCGACATGCCGGCGGACTGCCGCTTTGACGATGTGACAGCCCGTCTGAACGAATACATGGACTCCCTGGAAGGCTGTCTGGAGCTGATCGTTCTGGTCGATATGGGATCGCTGGAAAATATCAGCGACGCTTTAGGTACCCAACGCACGATGAACATCGGAATTCTCTCCAATGTATCGACCAAGCTGATGCTGGACATCGGTTCGATGATCATGGAAGGAACGCACTCATTAAAAGAAATTCTCAAAGAAGCCAGTAAGCGCAGCGTTCATCATTATGAAATCCTGGAGAACCAACAAAAGCCCAATGCAATTGTGGCTGTCTGTTCAACTGGAATTGCCACGGCAGAAAAAGTGCTGGCCCTGTTTCAAAACAGTCTGCCTGCTTCGGTTAAGGTGGAATTAATTCCCGTGGATTATCCCTCGCTCAATCAGGGCCGGATCACCAGTCTGACAGCTCAGTACCATATTCTGTTAATTGTCGGCACCCTGGATGCATCGGTGCCGGGAATTCCGTTTGTTTCCGTAGAAGAATTAATTGATCAGAAAAATATGGACGTGCTGGATCAATGCCTGAAAGGAATTCTATCCAAAGATCAGCTGCATGCCTTCAAACGGAAGATCATCAAGAATTTCTCCATGGAAAACCTGATGAATTATCTGACGATTCTCAATCCCAATCGGATACTCATGTATGTCGAGGAAATCCTGGATCAGATTCAGGAGA belongs to Holdemania massiliensis and includes:
- a CDS encoding sigma 54-interacting transcriptional regulator; translation: MRENQLTVQNQILSLLKSEELNEKQADHFTAAWLAQKLNYSRNFISQLLNDLTDQRLCVKINTRPVYYFSRERLLQQGYAIPETLSSLSGWPQLNEYKLRKENDVFDRLVGRNGSLSYAIEQAKAAITYPPQGLPMLLTGATGTGKSYLARLMYQYACQQGTLREDSPFVTINCAEYADNPELFLTHLFGYKKGAYTGADSDRQGFLAAADGGILFLDEVHALKPECQEKIFLFLDQGIYHMIGDNETWYSSHVRVLMATTENPQEILLKTLLRRIPIHVQLPDLDHRPLSEKRKLIVSLLQKEQEKLDCMVLISDLAYHTLESVHYSGNVGQLENAVKVSVANAFLRREAQSLEIHIHDLPASLTSAMTYDLLQCSDQTLHPLHAVVPQISNVSGYEVFNHALLHSFHSYKQRQMSFDSFLAVAYTKLETYADTLIQDRWITPQQEIFNNLSSLILTLSVSHTPRRQLSNNSIKILARYLADAARQRQQEFSLNAEEKESAEAFLQLILQRYPLEARQIRKILDLAVNTLSFTSTLLPTLDLFIFMQYFSRDLQRASIPVVILAHGYAVASGMAEVGNQLLRTQMFDAIDMPADCRFDDVTARLNEYMDSLEGCLELIVLVDMGSLENISDALGTQRTMNIGILSNVSTKLMLDIGSMIMEGTHSLKEILKEASKRSVHHYEILENQQKPNAIVAVCSTGIATAEKVLALFQNSLPASVKVELIPVDYPSLNQGRITSLTAQYHILLIVGTLDASVPGIPFVSVEELIDQKNMDVLDQCLKGILSKDQLHAFKRKIIKNFSMENLMNYLTILNPNRILMYVEEILDQIQEKRQCSFNGRTIIGLYLHISCLIERLVIGKEPAGYPDLEAFAINQAEFIQIVQDSFAAVCRAYNIVLPVSEIGYLYDYIEQGSVAETSDSVAVRDQKDFFAAD